CATGCCGGTCGCGTTAACCTTCAGGAAACTTTTCTATGAACGGGGGATTCACAACTATTACTGGAAGGCCATCCCCATAAGTCGTAAGTCGTAAGTCATAAGTCATATGTCGTATGTCGTAAGTCGTAAGTCATAAGTCGTAAGTCGTAAGTCGTATGTCATATGTCGTATGTCGTATGTCGTAAGTCATAAGTCGTAAGTCGTAAGTCGTATGTCGTATGAAACTGGAAGGCCAGACCTGTAGGGAGTTAAAAAAGAGGAGATGAGAAATGTCAGGAAGCATAAAGGATAGGGTCGCTATTGTGGGTATGGGATGCACCAGGTTCGGGGAACTGTGGGATAAAAGCGCCTCCGACCTGGTGGTAGATGCGGCGTACGAGGCCTTTGAAGACGCAGGGGTAGAACCCAAAGACATTCAGGCGGCATGGGTAGGGGCATCTTACGATATTTCGGCAAAAACAGGAATGGGATTAACCGCCCCGTTGAGATTGCAGGGAATACCGGTGACACGGATAGAAAATGCCTGTGCAACAGGGACGGATACCTTCCGCAATGCCTGTTATGCTGTAGCAGCGGGAATCTACGATATTGTTTTAGCCCTGGGGGTGGAGAAGATCAAGGATATGGGCTTCAGTGGACTGGGGGTAGGCTATTACCCGGGTGTCTCCAACACCCAGCCCATGCTGACGGCGCCGGGGGCATTTGCCATGTTGGCCACCCGCTACTTTGAGAAATACGGCTTGACTTACGAAGAGGGGAAAAGGGCGCTGGGAGCGATTTCGGTGAAAAGCCATGCCAATGGTTCTCTGAATCCGCAGGCGCATTTTCAAAACAAAGTCACCCTGGAGCAGGTGGTAAATGCCCCTATCATTGCTGAGCCGTTGGGACTTTTTGACTGCTGCGGGGTCAGCGACGGGGCGGCGGCGGCAATAATCACCCGTGCCGAGCTGGCGAAAAATTTCAGACCCGATCCCGTTTATGTCAAGGCACTACAGATCTCTGTCAGCGCAGATTATGGACGTGTCAGTACCAGCTACGATTTCACGGAAATAAAGGAAACTTACATCGCCGGGCAGAGGGCCTACGAAGAGGCGGGGATCAAGAATCCGAGAGAGGAAATCAGTATGGCGGAGGTCCATGATTGTTTCTCCATCACTGAACTGGTCACCATGGAAGACCTCCAGTTTTCTCCCCGCGGGAGGGCCAGGGAAGACATCGAATCGGGGTTCTTTAACCTCGATGGCGGTCTCCCCGTGCAGCCGGACGGCGGGCTGAAATGTTTCGGCCATCCTGTAGGCGCCTCCGGCTTAAGGATGCTTTACGAAATGTACCTGCAACTGCAGGGTCGGGCAGAAAAGAGACAGATCAAAAACCCCCGTCTTGGCCTGACCCACAATCTGGGTGGACAACCGGGGGGGTGCACGATAAGTGTCTGTATCGTGGGATTAAAATAGGACAAACCACCTTAAGGAGGGAGAGATGGCGATAAGAGGACCATTGAATGGAGTCAGGGTTTTGGATCTATCGCAGGCCCATGCGGGCCCTTTCGGGACCCAGATTCTGGGAGACATGGGAGCTGAGGTGATTAAGATCGAGGCGCCAGGGAGGGGTGACGTGACCAGGATTGTTCCACCCAAACTTAAAGGCGAAGGCTACTATGTTCTCGCTCTGAACCGAAACAAGAAGAGCTTGACACTGGATCTGGGAACACCATCAGGTAAGGAAGCTTTTTATGACTTAGTTAAGGTATCGGATGTGGTATTCGACAACTTCAGGGCGGGAGCAGTGGAAAGGCTGGGTATTGATTATGAGAACTTAAAAAAAATCAACCCTAAAATTATCTGCTGTTCTATCACAGGGTTTGGTCCCACCGGTCCGTATCGGGATCGGCTTTCTGTAGACGACATTGCCCAGGGATTTGCCGGCTCGATCAGCCTCTGCGGAGAACCCGGGGGAGCGCCGATGAGACCGGGGATTCCCGTTGCTGATATCTCGGCGGGTATTTTCGGCGCCATGGGGGTAATAATTGCCCTCTATGAGAGAGAACATACCGGCAAGGGACATAAAGTAGAAATTAATCTGTTAGACGCAACGATGTTTCTCATGTCGAACCATTTTCAGAATTATTTCATCACCGGAAAACCTCCTGGACCCCAGGGTACAAAACACCCCGTCTTCTCTCTCGGGGCATATCGGACCAGGAACGGTTACCTGACGGTTGGCGCCCTGTGGCCCCGGATAGCCACTGTAATCAACAAAGAATGGCTTCTCGACGATCCGAGATTTGCTACAACAGAAAAGAGAGTTGCCAACCGGAAGGAATTTGATGACATCGTTGAGGATGCTTTCTCCCAGGCAGATACGGAAGAATGGCTGGAACGACTACAGAGAGAAGGTATAGCTGCTGCCCCGATCAATACCTTAGACAGGACAGTAATTGACCCCCAGGTAGTTCATAACAAGACAGTTATTACCATGAACCATCCGTTATGCGGGGCCATAAGGGCAATCGCCAATCCTATCCACCTCACTGGCGGTATTGAAGGAGAGCCAGATCCTCCCCCGACCTTAGGACAGCATACCGAAGAAGTCCTTAAGGGTCTCCTTGGCTATTCTGAGGAAAAGATAAGAATAATCCAGAAGGAAGGCGAGGCACACGCCGGAGAGCTGGAGGAACGCATGTTTAAAATTTAGCGGTCCCATAAAAGTTAAGCTCCGCCCTTCAAGGACAGGGCTTTCCGGTTCTGTACCATCAGGGAGATGGAAAATGATAAACCAAGATATTATTATGGAAAAGGAAGATAGTATTGTAACGGTAACACTAAATCGCCCCAGGGTAAAAAACGCCCTGAGTATGGAAATGATAAAGAGGCTTAAAGAGATTATTGAGGGATTCAAGGAAGACAGTAGTGTAAGGGCAGTTATTATAACCGGGGCAGGCGATGCTTTTTGTTCAGGAGCCGATCTGGTCTGGGTTCAAGAAGACAGTTCCTTTGTAAGAACGGGATGTCTCTGTGCTCAGGAGTTAGTTACCAGCATCTTGAGTCTTGAAAAACCGGTTATCGCGGCCGTGAATGGCTATGCTACAGCGGGGGGATGTGAGCTTGCCATTGCATGTGACATCAGGATCGCATCCGAGAAAGCTAAATTCGGGGAACTCTTTATAAGAATCGGTTTGATACCGGCTATGGTAGGGATTTACCTTTTACCCAAGCTCATCGGTACGGGCAGGGCAAAGGAGCTTATCTTTACCGGTGATATTATTGATGCCTTTGAAGCCGAAAGGATAGGTCTGGTTAACAGGGTAGTACCGGAAGAAAGGTTACTGAATGAGGCAAAAGCACTGGCAAGGAGGTTAGCCGATGGACCTCTGCTGGCGATCGGGAAGGCAAAAACTGCCATCAACAGAAGCCTGGATACGGATTTAAGAGGAACTCTGGACTATACTGCCGTAGTTCAGTCGAAGCTCGCCGAAACGGAAAATCACAGGGAAGGAGTAGCTGCATTCTTAGAAAAGAGGAAGGCGAGGTTTAGTTGATACTTTTCCTTATCTCTTCCATGATTCTTGCCATGACTTCCCCTGCTGAATCGCCGATGATAATATCAGCGAGACTGTCATAGGGTGTGGGGGCATTATTGATGATTACCAGTTTAGCCCCGGCCCTCTTAGCGTACATTGGCATATAGGCCGCGGGGTAGACCACGAGGGACGACCCGATAACAATGAGAAGGTCACAATTGCTGGAGTGAGTGGTTGCATTCATCAACGTCTCTTCAGGCAGGGCCTCACCAAAGAAAACCGCATCGGGCTTCAAAATACCCTGACAACATTCACACACAGAAACATCAATTTTTGAAATTATTTTCTGTTTAATTTCTTTAATGGGATAGCGTTTGCCGCAACCGAGACACTTCGCCCACCTCATATTGCCATGTAACTCATATACCTTTTGGGGATCGTTCCCCGCCTTCTGATGGAGGTTATCCACATTCTGCGTAATGACACAACTCAACTTTCCCATCTTTTCCAACTCAGCGATGGCATAGTGCGCTTTATTCGGCTCGGCATCGGCGAACAGACCACCTTCAAGGAGGAGGCTCCACAGCCTTCTCCGTATCTCCGCAGACCGTAAGAAACTCCCGATGGTAAAATCATCGGGGTCCACTTTAGTCCATAACCCGTCAGGGCCACGAAAATCAGGAATACCGGATTCCGTGCTAACACCGGCTCCCGTGAACACCACCACCTTCCTGGCGCTCACAATCATATCCGCTACCGCTCTGATTTTTCTATCCAAAAGCCCATTGCCCATGTTCTACCCCTTGATAAATTCGACTTATGACTTATGACTTACGACGTATGACGTATGACTTACGACTTACGACTTACGACTTAGGTCAGGTGGCCATAGTAACTCAGCATATTTTTCCATCATCTCCGCCAA
This DNA window, taken from Syntrophales bacterium, encodes the following:
- a CDS encoding acetyl-CoA acetyltransferase; protein product: MSGSIKDRVAIVGMGCTRFGELWDKSASDLVVDAAYEAFEDAGVEPKDIQAAWVGASYDISAKTGMGLTAPLRLQGIPVTRIENACATGTDTFRNACYAVAAGIYDIVLALGVEKIKDMGFSGLGVGYYPGVSNTQPMLTAPGAFAMLATRYFEKYGLTYEEGKRALGAISVKSHANGSLNPQAHFQNKVTLEQVVNAPIIAEPLGLFDCCGVSDGAAAAIITRAELAKNFRPDPVYVKALQISVSADYGRVSTSYDFTEIKETYIAGQRAYEEAGIKNPREEISMAEVHDCFSITELVTMEDLQFSPRGRAREDIESGFFNLDGGLPVQPDGGLKCFGHPVGASGLRMLYEMYLQLQGRAEKRQIKNPRLGLTHNLGGQPGGCTISVCIVGLK
- a CDS encoding CoA transferase, encoding MAIRGPLNGVRVLDLSQAHAGPFGTQILGDMGAEVIKIEAPGRGDVTRIVPPKLKGEGYYVLALNRNKKSLTLDLGTPSGKEAFYDLVKVSDVVFDNFRAGAVERLGIDYENLKKINPKIICCSITGFGPTGPYRDRLSVDDIAQGFAGSISLCGEPGGAPMRPGIPVADISAGIFGAMGVIIALYEREHTGKGHKVEINLLDATMFLMSNHFQNYFITGKPPGPQGTKHPVFSLGAYRTRNGYLTVGALWPRIATVINKEWLLDDPRFATTEKRVANRKEFDDIVEDAFSQADTEEWLERLQREGIAAAPINTLDRTVIDPQVVHNKTVITMNHPLCGAIRAIANPIHLTGGIEGEPDPPPTLGQHTEEVLKGLLGYSEEKIRIIQKEGEAHAGELEERMFKI
- a CDS encoding enoyl-CoA hydratase, producing MINQDIIMEKEDSIVTVTLNRPRVKNALSMEMIKRLKEIIEGFKEDSSVRAVIITGAGDAFCSGADLVWVQEDSSFVRTGCLCAQELVTSILSLEKPVIAAVNGYATAGGCELAIACDIRIASEKAKFGELFIRIGLIPAMVGIYLLPKLIGTGRAKELIFTGDIIDAFEAERIGLVNRVVPEERLLNEAKALARRLADGPLLAIGKAKTAINRSLDTDLRGTLDYTAVVQSKLAETENHREGVAAFLEKRKARFS
- a CDS encoding NAD-dependent deacylase, whose product is MGNGLLDRKIRAVADMIVSARKVVVFTGAGVSTESGIPDFRGPDGLWTKVDPDDFTIGSFLRSAEIRRRLWSLLLEGGLFADAEPNKAHYAIAELEKMGKLSCVITQNVDNLHQKAGNDPQKVYELHGNMRWAKCLGCGKRYPIKEIKQKIISKIDVSVCECCQGILKPDAVFFGEALPEETLMNATTHSSNCDLLIVIGSSLVVYPAAYMPMYAKRAGAKLVIINNAPTPYDSLADIIIGDSAGEVMARIMEEIRKSIN